CCGGTGCTTCGACGCTTGGAAATGCTCAGTTCAGTTCGTGCAGGGGATGACGGTCTCGACGATCTCGCCGCCCTTGTTGGTGCGGATCGTGCAGACCCTCTCGGGCGCGGCTTCGGGCTCGGGCGCCGCCTCGACGATGCCGAGTAGGCTGTTACGGTCGATCTCGATGGCGCCGACCTCCTGAATGTCGCCGGTCCCTACGAGGGCGAGCGTCAGCCGGCCGGTCTGCTGTGCGAGCGCGAGCGCGGCGACCTGCTCCGGCTTGGCCTCCACGGTGACCGTGCGCGCGATCATTGTCTCTTCGCTCCGGTCTGCATCCGCGCTCTGGTTGATCGCGATAAGGCGGACCGCTTTGTCGATCAGCTTCGTGACATCCTGATTGCCGATCCGGCCTGACCAGTAGATGTCGACCCGGTCGCCCGGGCGCAGGAAGCCGGAAACGCCTGAGGTCACGTCGACGTTAATCGCGAACGCGCGCATGCCGGGCGAGAGGTTGGCGTTGATCCCGGCATCGACGCCGGGCTCTGTTATCTTCGCAGACAGCAGCGGCTCGAAGGGCTCATAGCTCCGAAGCGCGGCGCGGGGGCGCGTTTCGCCCTCCCAAAACACCGGCGTGACGTTCTGGGTGCCATCCTGCGGCGCGACGATCTTGTTGTACACACCCGCCGGCACCTTGCCGGCCTCGACCTTCACGACGTCGAGATCGGCGCGCGTCAACCGGTCGCCGTATTTCAGGGCCTTCTTGGCCACGACCACATCGACGAGACGCGGCGCCCGCGCCCGCTCGGCGGCGAGGCGATCCCGCTCTGCCTGGGTCTGGGCGATGTAGTCCTGCGCCATGTACACAGCGAACCCCGCCAGCGCGACCCCCAAGACCAGCACCAACCCAAATACCAATCGCATTGAACTTCCTTTCGTCAGCAAGACCCGGGAATCGGCCACCCTCCGGTCGCACACGGGCCTCCTTAGCGCGCAATTTCTCCGCGGAATACGGCGAAATGGTGGTCAAAGCGCGCCCGAGGGGTGGAATTTTGCCAGTACAGGAAACATTCGGCAAGTAGCCGCCCAGAAAGGCGAAGGACGCCCCGGCGCGCGGGGCGTCCACTTACCTTATTGCGTTCCGCCAGACAAGGCGGACAATCGATCAGAACGTGGTGTTGACCGTCTGGCTGGACAGGTAGTTCTGAACCTTTTGCCCGATGCTCGTCATGTTGCCCTGAATGCCGGCCATCGCAATCGCGACCAAGGCACAAACGCTCGCCGTCAGCACGACCCAGTCGACCGTCACGGCGCCGTCTTCCTCAGCGCGGAAATCAAAAATCTTGTCCCAAAGCTTCATCACTTGCTCCATCCTGATCGAGCGCTCGCCCGCCCGGGCTTACAAACTCGCTCTATCGCCCTTTGCCCTTGGGATGAATTAACACAGCCAAGATGGCATGATTTGGGCGCTTGTCGTTCTTTTTCGCGCTGGGTCAACCCTTTGGGAAACATTGCGTTCTGTTAGCCGAAACGAAAACCGCGCCCCGAGGGGCGCGGTCTCATTCGATCTCGTCGAAACCAGGATCAGAGGCTGGTGTTGATCGACTGGCTCGAGAGGTAGTTATTGATCTTCGTGGTCAGCGAGCCGGTGCCCTTCTTGACCGCGGCCAGAGCCGCAACGCCGAGGCCGACGACAGCAGCGGTCAGCACGACCCAGTCAACCGTCACGGCGCCGTCTTCTTCGTTGTTGAACTTCTTCGCAATCTTAAACAGTTTCATGTCACTCTCCATTAGGTTCGCTTCTAGCTCCATCCGCGAACCGTGTGGGGTGTTGTCCAGGTCCCGTTTCCGTCGCGGCGTGTTAGTGTTTTGCCCACCAATCGTGACCCAAACTGGGCGGTTCGCGTACATTTCCATGCTTTTGAAGGAGATTCTGGAAACGGCTCTTTGCCTCTGTTTCGCGAGCAACATCAATGGCGGAGAAAGCGCGGATCCTCGGTGAAAATGCCTCGGACCGGGGTTTGACCGCCGTCAGCAACCGTATGCGTACTCTATTTGCCGCTTCCTAGGGGGCGCCGCGAACTTCGGATACGGCCGTGGCCGGCGCCGCCGCGTCTCAGCTTTAGTAAGGTGCCGCCGTCGCGAACGGAGCGAGCTCGGCGGGGCCCTGGCATTCGGCGATCTTGCCGGCCAGAGGTGCCTGTCTCTGTCGTGAGGGCTTCTGGCTCCGGTACGCGACGGGATGCACAAATCCCGCTAGAGCGGGAGCCGGTGCGGGAGCGCGGTGCCGTGCCCGGCCAAGCGCGGTTCAAGCGCCGCCTTTGGATATGAATGTGGCCCCCAACGCGAAAACCGCGCCCCGAGGGGCGCGGTCTCATTCGATCTCGTCGAAACCAGGATCAGAGGCTGGTGTTGATCGACTGGCTCGAGAGGTAGTTATTGATCTTCGTGGTCAGCGAGCCGGTGCCCTTCTTGACCGCGGCCAGAGCCGCAACGCCGAGGCCGACGACAGCAGCGGTCAGCACGACCCAGTCAACCGTCACGGCGCCGTCTTCTTCGTTGTTGAACTTCTTCGCAAGCTTAAACAGTTTCATGTCACTCTCCGTTAGGTTCGCCCGTTCACCATCCGCTTCAGAACTCGCCGGGTCGACTTCGCCGAACCCGTGTCCGTTGCGGCATGGGAGCATTTGGCGGGTCAAACGTGGCAGGAGTTGGGCAGTGTTCGTACATTTTGAAGTTGGGTTAACTTTTTCGTGCGGTGCATTTAGAACATTGTTTTTAAACGGAAATAATACGGAATAAGTTGGCAATTTCTACTCAGCGCTGTTGCCAAAAGGCCGAATCGGCCCGGATTCCTCCCCGATCGGGCGCGAAAAGCTGGCCCCTATACGCGGTTTTTGCGAGAAAAAGATCAACAAGAATGAAAACGCAGGCAGGATAGGCAGTTCGATGCAGCTTCACAGGCTCGCAGTTTCATGCGTCACGGCCGCCCTGTTGGGTGCAGGCGCGGCTGCGGCGGAAACCGCGCCGCAGCCCTATTCCGACTTCACCTTCAAACGCATCTCCGCGCCGAGCGCCTCGGGGTCGAAACGCATCACGGTGCAGATCGACCCCGAGGAGCAGGCACGCCGTCTCGCGACGCCACAGCTTCCGCCGCCGGAAAATCCGATCCCCCGCGGCGGAGCGGCGCCGGGCCTCCTGCCGGCTGCGCCGTCCGGGCCGAGCGAATACGACTGGTACTGGGACAACGTTTCGCCTGCGCTTGGCGCTGGTGCTGGGCGCTTTCCGCTAGCGCTCGCGGCCCTCACGCAGGGCCCGGAGGGCTCTGCGGTCGCCGCGCCCCGGCTACAGCATATGCAGGACATCGCGCGGCTCCATGGCCGCGAGATCCTGGCCGCGACGATAGGTACCGAGGTTTCGCCCGCCCTCGTCCTGGCCGTGATCGGGATCGAGAGTGCGGGTCGGGCCGATGCGGTTTCTTCGGCCGGGGCCGTCGGGTTGATGCAGCTCATACCGGCCACGGCCGACCGCTTCGGCGTTGCCGACAGCGCCGACCCGATCGACAACATCAAGGGCGGCGTTGCTTATCTCGACTGGCTGATGAATGAGTTCGGTGGCGATCCGCTCATGGTGCTTGCGGCCTACAATGCGGGTGAAAACGCGGTTAAGAAGAACGATGGTGTTCCGCCCTATGCCGAAACCCGCGCATATGTGCCCAAGGTGCTCGCCGCATGGACGGTGGCGCGCGGTCTTTGTGTGACGCCGCCCGAGTTAGTGTCGGACGGTTGCGTCTTCGCCGCGAATGGATGAGTTTGCCCACATGACCGACGTGAAGCCCCTCGTCCTCGACGTGGATGGCACCTTTCTGAAGACCGACATGCTGTTCGAGACCTTCTGGGCCGGTCTCGGACACGATCCGGGCGCGACTTTGAAGGCGACGCTGGCCAATTTCACACGGCCTGAGCGCCTGAAGGCCGAGCTTGCGGCGATTGCGCCACTGCGGACCGACCTTCTCCCGGTCAACTCGGAGGTAGCCGACCTTGCGCTTAGAAGCCGGATGGCGGGGCGCGAGGTCGTCCTGGCATCCGCCTCCGACCGAAGCCTCGTAGCGCGGCTCGCCGAGGAATACGGCCTGTCAGATACTGTTTTCGCATCCGACGGCGAGATCAATCTCAAGGGCGCGGCCAAGGCCGGGGCCCTGGTTACCGCTTATGGCGAGCGCGGCTTCGACTATGCCGGCGACTCGGCCGCTGATATTCCGGTCTGGGAACAGGCGGAAAACGCCCTGGTCGTAGGGCGAGTCAACTCGGCGCGGGCGCTTACGGCAGAGGGTCGGAACGTCGTCGAACTGGATGGCGGCTGGCATCCGGCGGCGCTCTTGCGGGCGATGCGGCCGCACCAGTGGGTCAAGAACGTACTACTGTTCCTCGCCATGATCGCAGCTCACCGCTTCGATCTCGCGACGCTGATCCCGATCGTCTGGGGTATCGTTGCCTTCTCGGCGGCAGCTTCGTCGATCTACATCGTCAACGATCTTCTGGACCTCGAAGCCGATCGCCTGCATCCGACGAAGTGTCGCCGCCCCTTCGCGAGCGGCGACGTCCCGATCAGGGTCGGCATGGTGGCCTTTGCCGGTCTCGCTGTCCTCGCGCTCGGCGTCGCTGCCGCGCTCAACTGGACGTTCTTCGGTGTGGTCGTGCTCTACATGGTCACGTCGCTCGCCTATTCGCTGAAGCTCAAGCGGATGCGCTGGGTCGACATCGCAACGCTCGCGGCGCTCTACACGATACGCGTTGTGGCCGGAGCGGCGGCGGGACAGGTCGACGTCTCGATATACATGCTGATTTTCATCTTCCCGATCTTCATCACGCTCGGCTGCGTGAAGCGCCTGACCGAGCTTACACTCGCCACCTCGGATGAGAGGTTGCCGGGCCGGGGTTACGGTCGGCTGGACCGCGGCGATCTTTTGAACGTGGCTGGGCTCGGCATCGCGGGCTCCGTCCTCATCTTCTTCCTCTATTCGGTCAGCGAACAGGGCCGCACGCTCTATCCCACGACCTGGATACTTTGGGTCGCGATGATTCCGATGACGCTATGGCTCGTCCGCATGGTACTTCTTGGCTGGTTCGGCAAGCAGGACTATGACCCGATCGTCTTCGCAATGCGCGACAAGTTCGGCATTGGGATCCTGATGATCACACTGTCGCTGATGTTCTGGGCAGCGGGGTTGTGGTCTCAGTGGTTTGGCGGCTGAGGGGTGCGTCAGCCCGCCTCGTTTTTCCGGGTCAGCCGGTACACGCCCTCGGGCAGATTGAGCGCGGCGGCCAGTTCGCGCACCTGGGCGATCGACATGACGATCTTCACCACCTCGTCACGGCGCGGATCGTATTGCTCGATCGTGACGCATTCGGCAAAGCCCTGGATCGTCACATCCTCTTCCAGATGCGGGCTGCCCTCGTCGACGAGGGTGATGACTGTGGCGTCGAAGTCGTGCTCGATCGTGAACATGCGCCCAGCCTAACGCGGGTGATCGCCGGCCTCAATGGCCCGGGAGGCGGGCGTTGGGCCTTTCGCGGCGGCCTGCGGGGCGCTAAGCTGTCGACGGGCAGTTCGAAGCGGTCGGCAAGACCCGGGAGAGGCGCATGAGAAAGCTGATCGTCCTTATCGCGTTGGGGCTGGCGGGTTGCGTGGAGAGCGTGCCGCAGCAGGCGGTGCCAGTGGAGCCGCTGCCTGTGTCGGGGGCGCCGGTCATGCCCTTGGTCGCTGCGCAGAACTTCGTGTCGGTCGTGTCGCGGATGGAGCCCGTGATCGAACGCGAATGCCTGGCCCGCATCGGTCCGGCCAACTGCAATTTCCGCATCGTCGTCGACGAACGCCCGGGCCAGCCGCCCAATGCTTACCAGACGCTCGACCGGGCCGGGCGGCCTATTATCGCTTTCACGCTTCCGCTGATAGCGGAGGCGCGCAATACAGATGAGCTTGCGTTCGTGATGGGCCACGAGGCCGGCCATCACATCGGCGAGCACATCCCCCGCCAACAACAAAGCGCGCTCGCAGGCGCGCTCATCCTCGGGACGCTGACAGCCGCGACAGGAGGCGACCCGGCCGCGATCCAGTCGGCTCAGGATGTCGGCGGCGCTCTTGGCGCGCGGCGCTATGCGAAAGAGTATGAGCTTGAGGCTGACGCGCTTGGCACAATAATGGCCTGGAGGGCCGGCTACGATCCCGAACGCGGTGCGGCCTTCTTCACGCGCATTCCTGACCCCGGCAACCGGTTCCTCGGCACGCACCCCCCGACTGCGAGCCGAATCGAGACGGTGCGCCGCACGCTTGCGAGTCTGCGCTGAACGCACGCTCGCCCGAATTCGCCGGTTGATCTGAATCAAGGCAGCTTCGCGGAATTTCGCGATCCTGAACTCCGTGAAGCCAAACGAGGTACTCGGGCCATGGGCAAGGTGGTTGCTTTCGCGTCCGCGACAATCCGGGACGGCGTTCCCTATTTCCTGACCGACCGCGAAACGCGTCGCCACGGTGTAGATGTCGGACGCGCCATGCAATCGGGAATATTGACCGCCGACGATTTTCGCGCGCTCCTCGCCCATTGCCGTGCCTGTCCGGACCGACAGGGCGAGCGGACGGCCGAGAGCGGAGCGCTTCCCGACTGCACGCCGCCCAAGTGGTGCGCCAATATCGCGGTCATCGAGGGGCTGCGCGGCATCGTGTGACGCCTTGCTGTCTCCGGCAGCGGACGATCGACTGCGGTTTCGCGCGGCGGTTCAATGCCAGCCCGACCACGGTGTTTGGAGCGGTGGAAATCTTGACCAGCCGAAGCTAAAGTTTCGTCCGAAATGGGGGCGGGAGTGTTCGAATGCGCGGTTTGCTGGTCTCAGAACTCCACCGCTTCTGGAATACCTGCATCTGGTCCCTGCAGGGTTGGCGGGCCGCCTGGACCTCGGAAAAATCGCTTCGGCAATGGACCGCGATCAATATCTTCTCGGCGATTCTGGCCTTCGCGCTTGACCTCGGCGCCGGCGAGCGGGCGCTGATCCTCGCCTTGGGGCTCCTGATCCTGGCGGCGGAGCTTTTTAACACCGCTATCGAGGGCATGGTGGACCTCGCGTCGCCCGACCGCGACCCGCGGGCGGGCAAGATCAAGGATTGCGGATCGGCGGCCGTCGCCCTGACCGCGATTGCGGGCGGGCTGGCGTGGCTCGCGATCCTGCTGGGGTAGGGGATACCGGTATCGGCGAGCGGGGCGGTCGATGCTATTGTGGTAGGCGAATTGCAAGGGAAGGGTGACTTGCAGTGCGCCGCTCTACTGGCCGCGGCGCAACGGACCCGCCGCCGCGCTCCCCGGCGGCGGGTCTTCTACGAACTGATGGGGCTGCCCCAAAGGTCGTATTCGCTGGCCTCTTCGATTTTGACCGTCACGATATCGCCCGGCGCGAGCCCCTCGAAACCATCGTCGATGAAGAGGTTTCCATCGATCTCGGGCGCGTCGGCCTTCGTCCGGCAGGTGGCGCCCTCGCTGTCCACAGAATCGACGATAACCTCGGTCCGGCTGCCCACCTTCGCGGCGAGCTTCGCCTCCGAGATCGCCTGCGCCTTCT
The Defluviimonas aquaemixtae DNA segment above includes these coding regions:
- a CDS encoding lytic transglycosylase domain-containing protein, whose protein sequence is MQLHRLAVSCVTAALLGAGAAAAETAPQPYSDFTFKRISAPSASGSKRITVQIDPEEQARRLATPQLPPPENPIPRGGAAPGLLPAAPSGPSEYDWYWDNVSPALGAGAGRFPLALAALTQGPEGSAVAAPRLQHMQDIARLHGREILAATIGTEVSPALVLAVIGIESAGRADAVSSAGAVGLMQLIPATADRFGVADSADPIDNIKGGVAYLDWLMNEFGGDPLMVLAAYNAGENAVKKNDGVPPYAETRAYVPKVLAAWTVARGLCVTPPELVSDGCVFAANG
- a CDS encoding diacylglycerol kinase — encoded protein: MRGLLVSELHRFWNTCIWSLQGWRAAWTSEKSLRQWTAINIFSAILAFALDLGAGERALILALGLLILAAELFNTAIEGMVDLASPDRDPRAGKIKDCGSAAVALTAIAGGLAWLAILLG
- a CDS encoding DUF6455 family protein translates to MGKVVAFASATIRDGVPYFLTDRETRRHGVDVGRAMQSGILTADDFRALLAHCRACPDRQGERTAESGALPDCTPPKWCANIAVIEGLRGIV
- a CDS encoding M48 family metallopeptidase; the protein is MRKLIVLIALGLAGCVESVPQQAVPVEPLPVSGAPVMPLVAAQNFVSVVSRMEPVIERECLARIGPANCNFRIVVDERPGQPPNAYQTLDRAGRPIIAFTLPLIAEARNTDELAFVMGHEAGHHIGEHIPRQQQSALAGALILGTLTAATGGDPAAIQSAQDVGGALGARRYAKEYELEADALGTIMAWRAGYDPERGAAFFTRIPDPGNRFLGTHPPTASRIETVRRTLASLR
- a CDS encoding UbiA family prenyltransferase translates to MTDVKPLVLDVDGTFLKTDMLFETFWAGLGHDPGATLKATLANFTRPERLKAELAAIAPLRTDLLPVNSEVADLALRSRMAGREVVLASASDRSLVARLAEEYGLSDTVFASDGEINLKGAAKAGALVTAYGERGFDYAGDSAADIPVWEQAENALVVGRVNSARALTAEGRNVVELDGGWHPAALLRAMRPHQWVKNVLLFLAMIAAHRFDLATLIPIVWGIVAFSAAASSIYIVNDLLDLEADRLHPTKCRRPFASGDVPIRVGMVAFAGLAVLALGVAAALNWTFFGVVVLYMVTSLAYSLKLKRMRWVDIATLAALYTIRVVAGAAAGQVDVSIYMLIFIFPIFITLGCVKRLTELTLATSDERLPGRGYGRLDRGDLLNVAGLGIAGSVLIFFLYSVSEQGRTLYPTTWILWVAMIPMTLWLVRMVLLGWFGKQDYDPIVFAMRDKFGIGILMITLSLMFWAAGLWSQWFGG
- the cpaB gene encoding Flp pilus assembly protein CpaB: MRLVFGLVLVLGVALAGFAVYMAQDYIAQTQAERDRLAAERARAPRLVDVVVAKKALKYGDRLTRADLDVVKVEAGKVPAGVYNKIVAPQDGTQNVTPVFWEGETRPRAALRSYEPFEPLLSAKITEPGVDAGINANLSPGMRAFAINVDVTSGVSGFLRPGDRVDIYWSGRIGNQDVTKLIDKAVRLIAINQSADADRSEETMIARTVTVEAKPEQVAALALAQQTGRLTLALVGTGDIQEVGAIEIDRNSLLGIVEAAPEPEAAPERVCTIRTNKGGEIVETVIPCTN